In Candidatus Zixiibacteriota bacterium, the sequence TCCCTGAGCATGATTGAGGCGGACTCGTCCAGCGAATTTGTCCGTGGAGAAAACAGCTGGGGTAAACTGGGCTATGGCGGTCCATGTCCCCCTTCGGGAACTCATCGCTATTTCTTCCAGCTCTACGCTCTCGACTGTGAACTCGAACTCGAGGAAGGAGCCACCAGGCAGGAAGTCCAGAAGGCAATGAAGGGCCATGTTCTCGGCTATGGCGAAATTATGGGGAAATATCATCGCCAGAACTGATTTGCCTGATTTTAATTGACAGCCTGAACCTGAGCGATTAACATATAATAAATCAGGATTTTGCCCCCGTGGTGTAATGGATAACGCACCGGCCTCCGGAGCCGGCAATCCCAGTTCGATCCTGGGCGGGGGTATTTTTTGTG encodes:
- a CDS encoding YbhB/YbcL family Raf kinase inhibitor-like protein, with product MIPVRYTCDGEDSAPELLWKNLPDSTESLALICDDPDAPGGTWVHWVVYNISPADTSLSMIEADSSSEFVRGENSWGKLGYGGPCPPSGTHRYFFQLYALDCELELEEGATRQEVQKAMKGHVLGYGEIMGKYHRQN